From a region of the Xanthomonas rydalmerensis genome:
- a CDS encoding cytochrome c-type biogenesis protein, with protein sequence MSATVARTCRRTPWWRLLVLLWLLGGAVPALAQAVDPLPFKDRAQEQRFQQLTAQLRCLVCQNENLADSDATLARDLRHQVFAQLQAGRSDAQIKQYMVDRYSAFVLYDPPLAPGTWLLWFGPALLLLGGAAMVLATLRQRRRAIGAATADADAEDAW encoded by the coding sequence ATGAGCGCGACCGTCGCACGGACGTGCCGACGCACGCCATGGTGGCGATTGCTGGTGCTGCTGTGGCTGCTGGGCGGTGCAGTGCCGGCGCTTGCCCAGGCGGTAGACCCGTTGCCGTTCAAGGACCGCGCGCAGGAACAGCGCTTCCAGCAACTGACCGCGCAGTTGCGCTGCCTGGTCTGCCAGAACGAGAACCTGGCCGATTCCGACGCCACCCTGGCGCGCGACCTGCGCCACCAGGTGTTCGCGCAACTGCAGGCCGGGCGCAGCGATGCGCAGATCAAGCAGTACATGGTCGATCGCTACTCGGCCTTCGTCCTTTACGACCCGCCGCTGGCGCCGGGCACCTGGCTGCTGTGGTTCGGGCCGGCACTGTTGCTTCTGGGCGGTGCCGCGATGGTGCTGGCGACGCTGCGGCAACGCCGCCGCGCCATCGGCGCCGCGACGGCGGACGCGGATGCGGAGGACGCCTGGTGA
- a CDS encoding TPR domain-containing protein encodes MTPGFLLAAAAMLGIALFAVLRPLLVQHSGASAQRGVALLLALSLPLLGASLYWRIGTPTALAGVPLQPLPPVAPDQTAQRLQGWLQQAWDAQQAQRPHEAQQAFAQALWIAPANVEALLGWAETDMAQHADLTVGSAARAMLDRVLAQQPDNQRALWMRGIAAFQQQRYADAANDWRHLLSLLPAGSPLRNAVTQKIAAAEAMLAAPAAATTTPR; translated from the coding sequence GTGACGCCCGGCTTCCTGCTCGCCGCCGCGGCGATGCTGGGCATCGCCCTGTTCGCGGTGCTGCGTCCACTACTGGTCCAGCATTCCGGCGCATCTGCGCAACGCGGCGTCGCGTTGCTGCTGGCGCTGAGCCTGCCGCTGCTCGGTGCAAGCCTGTACTGGCGCATCGGCACGCCGACGGCCCTGGCCGGCGTCCCGCTGCAACCGCTGCCGCCGGTCGCGCCGGACCAGACCGCGCAACGGCTGCAAGGTTGGCTGCAGCAGGCCTGGGACGCGCAACAGGCGCAGCGCCCGCACGAAGCGCAGCAGGCCTTTGCGCAGGCCCTGTGGATCGCCCCGGCCAATGTCGAGGCCCTGCTCGGCTGGGCCGAGACAGACATGGCGCAACACGCCGATCTCACCGTCGGCAGCGCCGCACGCGCCATGCTCGACCGCGTGCTGGCGCAGCAACCGGACAACCAGCGCGCCCTATGGATGCGCGGCATCGCCGCCTTCCAGCAGCAGCGCTATGCCGATGCGGCCAACGACTGGCGCCACCTGCTGAGCCTGTTGCCCGCCGGCTCGCCGTTGCGCAACGCGGTGACGCAGAAGATCGCCGCCGCCGAAGCGATGCTCGCCGCACCAGCCGCGGCGACCACCACGCCGCGCTGA
- a CDS encoding DUF3649 domain-containing protein: MHPVPPASPRLSTPPTAASRGLPPWLGVLARTLAAIVGGYALAAATAVLLPLLWPSVRAQAVLSGMMLGILVCACTVLWAFAARSAGRAWLGIAALLAPMALAIAWLQQHAP, translated from the coding sequence ATGCACCCTGTTCCACCAGCGTCGCCGCGCCTCTCCACCCCGCCCACCGCCGCCTCGCGTGGGCTGCCGCCCTGGCTGGGCGTGCTGGCGCGCACCCTGGCCGCGATCGTCGGCGGCTATGCGCTGGCCGCGGCCACGGCGGTGCTGTTGCCGCTGCTGTGGCCGTCGGTGCGTGCGCAAGCGGTGTTGAGCGGCATGATGCTGGGCATCCTGGTCTGCGCCTGCACCGTGCTGTGGGCATTCGCCGCGCGCAGCGCCGGACGTGCCTGGCTGGGCATCGCCGCGCTGCTGGCGCCGATGGCGCTGGCCATCGCCTGGCTGCAGCAGCACGCGCCATGA